One segment of Brassica napus cultivar Da-Ae chromosome C3, Da-Ae, whole genome shotgun sequence DNA contains the following:
- the LOC111204630 gene encoding probable pectinesterase/pectinesterase inhibitor 64 — protein sequence MDSPKLPRSLSTSSSTPFASSAFKPHRKNTPSRNLILIIIAVSAILLLLLTLIIYSTVSKSSHSTPHKPPSSGVPPPPPIAQIRLACNATRFPDHCFSSLSKPGLVPPDPKPVQIIHSAISLSFSSLKSGQSQIKSILDSSAGNKNRTNIATICLEILSYSQHRTESTSVAVASGGGIKDGRAWMSAALAYQYDCWSGLKTVNDTKQVVDTITFLGDLVKLTGTALGMMVSFDSFGDDVASWIPPATERDGFWEKTKPASGTVKDASLGFPSGLKEDVTVCKDGGGKGCGYKTVQEAVDAAPATNGTVKFVIRIREGVYEETVRVPFEKKNVVFIGDGMGKTVITGSLNVGQPGMTTFNSATVGILGDGFMARDLTIENTAGSDAHQAVAFRSDSDYSILENCEFLGNQDTVYSHSLRQFYKQCRILGNVDFIFGNSAAVFQDCSILIASKNSKLDQGGGANNAITAHGRIDAAQSTGFVFLNCSINGTDEYMKEFLANPKGHTNYLGRPWKEFSRTVFVNCNLESLVSPEGWMPWDGDFALKTLYYGEYKNTGPGSVRSKRVPWSSEIPEKHVDVYSVASFIQADEWASKSA from the exons ATGGATTCTCCGAAACTCCCGCGCTCGCTCTCCACCTCTTCCTCCACTCCATTCGCTTCCTCCGCCTTTAAACCCCACCGGAAAAACACCCCCTCTCGCAACTTGATCCTCATCATCATCGCCGTTTCCGCCATCCTACTCCTCCTCCTAACCCTCATCATCTACTCCACCGTCTCCAAATCCTCCCACAGCACACCGCACAAACCCCCTTCCTCCGGcgttcctcctcctcctccaatcGCTCAGATCCGCCTCGCATGCAACGCAACGCGTTTCCCAGACCACTGCTTCTCCTCCCTCTCCAAACCGGGCCTGGTCCCTCCCGATCCCAAACCGGTTCAGATTATCCACTCCGCGATCTCCCTCTCCTTCTCGAGCCTCAAGTCCGGCCAATCGCAAATCAAATCTATCCTAGACTCCTCCGCGGGGAACAAAAACCGCACGAACATCGCCACCATCTGCCTCGAGATCCTCTCTTACTCCCAGCACCGCACAGAATCAACATCCGTCGCCGTCGCGAGCGGCGGCGGGATCAAAGACGGTCGCGCGTGGATGAGCGCGGCGCTCGCGTACCAGTACGACTGCTGGTCGGGGCTCAAAACTGTCAACGACACCAAGCAAGTCGTCGACACCATCACCTTCCTCGGCGATCTCGTGAAGCTCACCGGCACAGCGCTGGGCATGATGGTCTCGTTCGATAGTTTCGGAGACGACGTCGCTTCGTGGATTCCCCCAGCTACGGAACGAGACGGGTTCTGGGAGAAGACTAAACCGGCTTCCGGTACGGTTAAGGATGCTAGTTTGGGTTTTCCGTCCGGTTTGAAGGAAGACGTGACGGTGTGTAAAGACGGAGGAGGGAAAGGGTGCGGTTATAAGACGGTGCAGGAAGCCGTTGATGCAGCGCCGGCAACTAACGGGACCGTTAAGTTTGTGATACGGATTAGGGAAGGCGTGTATGAGGAAACCGTTAGGGTGCCGTTTGAGAAAAAGAACGTTGTGTTCATTGGAGACGGTATGGGTAAAACGGTAATTACGGGTTCTTTGAATGTAGGGCAACCAGGGATGACAACGTTCAACTCTGCAACTGTCG GAATTCTCGGTGATGGGTTCATGGCGCGTGATTTAACGATAGAGAACACGGCGGGATCAGACGCGCACCAAGCGGTTGCGTTTAGGTCAGACAGCGATTACTCAATACTCGAAAACTGCGAGTTTCTTGGGAACCAAGACACAGTTTACTCTCACTCTCTTCGGCAATTCTACAAACAATGTCGGATCCTAGGCAACGTGGACTTCATATTCGGTAACTCAGCTGCTGTATTCCAAGATTGCAGTATCCTAATCGCTTCAAAAAATTCGAAACTAGACCAAGGAGGTGGCGCAAACAACGCTATCACAGCACACGGGAGGATCGACGCTGCGCAGTCCACAGGGTTCGTGTTCTTGAACTGTTCGATTAACGGAACAGATGAGTACATGAAGGAGTTTCTAGCTAACCCCAAGGGGCATACGAACTATTTGGGAAGACCGTGGAAGGAGTTTTCGAGAACTGTGTTTGTAAACTGTAATCTTGAGTCTTTGGTTAGTCCTGAGGGATGGATGCCTTGGGACGGAGATTTCGCGTTGAAGACGTTGTATTACGGTGAGTATAAGAATACGGGTCCGGGGTCGGTTAGGTCGAAGAGGGTTCCATGGAGTAGTGAGATACCTGAGAAGCATGTTGATGTTTACTCGGTGGCTAGTTTTATTCAGGCTGATGAGTGGGCTTCGAAGTCTGCTTGA
- the LOC111204631 gene encoding chromatin assembly factor 1 subunit FAS2 gives MKGGTIQISWHDGKPVLTLDFHPISGLLATAGADYDIKLWLLNSGQAEKKIPSVSYQSSLTYHGCAVNTIRFSRSGELLASGADGGELIIWKLHPSETNQSWKVHKSLSFHRKDVLDLQWSPDDAFLISGSVDNSCIIWDVNKGSVHQILDAHCHYVQGVAWDPLSKYVASLSSDRTCRIYVNKPQAKSKSGEKLNYVSQHVITKADQQRGDDTKTVKTHLFHDETLPSFFRRLSWSPDGSFLLVPSGSFKISPTSEAVNATYVFSRKDLSRPALQLPGANKPVVVVRFCPVAFKLRGSSSEEGGFFKLPYRIVFAIATLNSVYIYDTECVAPVAVLAGLHYAAITDITWSPTASYLALSSQDGYCTLVEFEDNELGEPVSISVGKKPVDGEERKHDLEKTDELMTEAIPDERSKQAESKQDEEKQKPLPSIITTEGEEKKQVMQKTDEVMTETRPEGEKQPLQSKVNTPVSSKPARRRITPMAIDP, from the exons ATGAAGGGAGGAACAATACAGATCAGCTGGCACGACGGGAAGCCTGTGCTAACCCTTGACTTTCACCCGATTTCCGGTTTACTCGCCACCGCCGGAGCCGATTACGATATCAAG CTATGGCTACTAAACTCTGGTCAAGCGGAGAAGAAGATTCCCAGTGTATCTTACCAAAGCAGCCTTACTTACCATGGATGTGCTGTCAATACCATTCGTTTCTCTCGCTCTG GGGAACTGCTTGCCTCTGGAGCAGACG GAGGCGAGCTTATCATATGGAAGTTGCATCCTAGTGAAACTAATCAGTCCTGGAAAGTTCACAAGTCGTTATC ATTCCATCGAAAGGATGTCCTGGATCTTCAGTGGTCTCCTGATGATGCTTTTCTGATTTCTGGCTCAGTGGACAACTCTTGCATTATATGGGACGTTAACAAAG GTTCTGTCCATCAGATACTGGATGCCCACTGTCATTATGTTCAAGGCGTTGCCTGGGACCCCTTGTCAAAGTACGTAGCCTCTCTTAGCTCGGACAGAACGTGCCGGATATATGTCAATAAGCCTCAAGCAAAGAGTAAAAGTGGTGAAAAGTTGAACTATGTTAGTCAGCATGTTATCACTAAAGCAGATCAGCAACGAGGAGATGACACTAAG ACGGTGAAAACCCATCTCTTTCATGATGAGACATTGCCTTCTTTCTTCCGAAGATTGTCATGGTCACCTGATGGATCGTTTTTACTCGTTCCATCAG GCTCTTTCAAGATTTCACCTACATCCGAAGCTGTAAATGCAACTTATGTCTTTTCTAGGAAGGACCTTTCAAG ACCTGCCTTGCAGCTTCCAGGTGCTAACAAACCGGTTGTAGTAGTTCGTTTTTGTCCTGTTGCATTCAAACTCCGGGGTTCAAGTTCTG AAGAAGGTGGTTTCTTCAAGCTTCCTTACCGCATTGTCTTTGCCATTGCAACTTTAAATTCGGTGTACATATATGACACGGAGTGTGTCGCTCCAGTTGCAGTCTTAGCAGGTCTCCACTACGCTGCAATAACTGATATAACGTG GTCGCCTACTGCCTCATATCTAGCACTGTCCTCACAAGATGGTTATTGCACACTTGTTGAATTTGAAGATAACGAGCTAGGAGAGCCTGTCTCCATCTCAG TCGGAAAGAAACCGGTGGATGGCGAAGAGAGAAAGCATGATTTAGAGAAAACCGATGAGCTGATGACCGAAGCAATACCAGACGAGAGAAGTAAACAGGCTGAATCAAAACAAGACGAAGAGAAACAAAAGCCATTGCCAAGCATAATTACCACGGAGGGTGAGGAGAAAAAGCAGGTTATGCAGAAAACCGATGAAGTAATGACAGAAACAAGACCTGAGGGAGAGAAACAGCCATTGCAGAGCAAAGTTAACACACCCGTCTCAAGTAAACCTGCGAGGAGACGCATCACACCGATGGCTATTGACCCCTAA